Within the Echinicola sp. 20G genome, the region CCCTCATCTTTTCGTATGGGCTCAAGTAGCATATATGTACTAATTTTATTAGGGTCCATAACAACACCTGTTCCTACACCAAAACCATCGATGATTTCCCAACAAGTCATATAACCATTTGACAGATCATTTGTCACTTCAGCTTTTCCATCATGTGTAGTAATTCCTATGGCTATGGGTAAGCCTACGGCCAATTTGCCGTTTTTCCAGAAAGTAGAGGCAACAGAATAAAACCGGTCTCCCAAATGGATGGATATCTGCTTTTCCTCCTTGTAAATATCTCCTTTATACTCCCAATCATAGGTCAAAACAAAAATCGTCTCTCTTTTCTTACTTTTGATAATCTTCCACTCGGTATAAGTATTGGAAGTAATCAGCGTATCTTCAATCCATAGGCCCAGTCCTCCACATCCCCGAGAAGATCCAACATGATACGGATCATACCCCTCCCCATGGTCTCGGTGGTAGGAATACTTTGCTTCATTATCTATGTACCATTTATCAATGATAGGATAATCTAC harbors:
- a CDS encoding DUF4861 family protein, yielding MVKPLFQLLGNVVTVLLLISCSVHRTAQIRTYARHVPERADDFAWENDLVAFRAYGPTMRQRTEDSGIDCWLKRVDYPIIDKWYIDNEAKYSYHRDHGEGYDPYHVGSSRGCGGLGLWIEDTLITSNTYTEWKIIKSKKRETIFVLTYDWEYKGDIYKEEKQISIHLGDRFYSVASTFWKNGKLAVGLPIAIGITTHDGKAEVTNDLSNGYMTCWEIIDGFGVGTGVVMDPNKISTYMLLEPIRKDEGNALLITSTDALGKVEYKAGYGWEKEGTIKTSADWSNYLQNVSEND